DNA from Petropleomorpha daqingensis:
AGCCCAGGGCCGACTTGCCCGCGACTGCGACCGCGTTGAGGAGATCGCTCACTGGCTTCAGCCGATCCGTGCGCGGGAGCCCAGGATCCCCTGGGGCCGGATGACGAGGATGACGATGAGCAGCAGCAGGCCCCCGACGTACTTCATGTCGTCGGGGATCACCAGCGTGGACATCTGGACGAAGACGCCGACGATGATGCTGCCGACGAGGGCGCCGTAGGCCGTGCCCAGACCGCCGAGCGTGACGCCGGCGAACATGAGCAGCAGCAGCCGGAAGCCCATGTCCCACTGCACCTGGTCGGACAGGCCGAGCAGGACGCCGCCGAGCGTGGCCAGCGCGCCGCCCATCATCCAGACGACCAGGATCACCCGGTTGACGTCGATGCCCGAGGACGAGGCGAGGTCGCGGTTGTCGGCGACGGCGCGCATCGCCTTGCCGATCTTGGTGCGCTGCAGCATGACGGCGACCAGCACCAGGACGACGACCGAGATGATGATCGAGAACAGCGCCCGGTTGGTCAGGGTGAAGACGCCGTAGTCGACCGCCCGCTGGTTCTGGAAGTCGGCGTAGGGGTTGGAGAACCCGCCGTAGACGATCTGGATCAGGTACCGCAGCGCGAGCGACAGACCGATCGAGACCACCAGGGCGGCCACCAGGCCCGTGCCGCGCCTGCGCAGCGGCCGCCACAGGGCGAGTTCGTTGAGGGCGCCGACGGCGGCGCCGGCCACCATCGCGATCAGCGTCGCCGGGATCAGCGGGACGCCGCCGCGCACGTTGATGTACCAGGCGATGATCGCGCCGATCGTGACCAGCTCGCCGTGGGCGAAGTTGGTCAGGCCGGTCGTCCCGAAGATCAGCGACAGGCCGACGGCGCACATCGCGATCAGCAGGCCGAACCGCAGGCCGTCGACCAGCAGCTGGACGGCGCGGACGTTGCCGCCGCCGGTGCGGCTGCCGTCGCTGAGCCCGAACAGCACCGGCTGCTGGCGGTTGGGCCCGACGGTGACCGTGCGGGTGTCCTCACCGTTGAGCTTGACGGTGTCGGGCAGGTCCTTCTCGTTGATCGAGACGACGTACTGGCCGGGACCGGGCACGTCCACGGCGAACTTGCCGTCCGAGTCCGTCTTCGCCGAGCCGACGTCGTCCCCGTTCGGCGTGGTGACCGTGATCTCCACGTCCTCGATGGGACCGCTGCGGCTGGTCTGGAGCGTGCCGATGACCTGCTCGCCCTCGGCCGAGGCGATGCCCGGCGTCAGGGTGGCCAAGCCGCCGGCGAAGATCGTCACCAGAAGCAGCCGGAGCAGGATCCTGCGTACGCCGGAGGATCGACTCCGGGTACCGCCTCCCGCGTGGGTCACGCAACCTCCCTGATCGAACGGTTGAGCAGGGACCGTAGTTCATTCCTGTGTCGCGGCTGTCTCCGTTCGTCCAGCTGTGACCTTTCCGCGACACGCGCGTGTGCTCACCGTGGGTGTCCTACCGGCGCGCCGCCGTGATCATCGGGTCTCCGAGGTGCACGCTGCCGCCACCACCGGTAGGGAGGCTCGGGTGCCTGGAACCGCGTCGCGGTCGCGCGTCGCTACGCGCACCGCGCTGCCCGACGATCTGCCCGCGGTCGTCTCCCTCGTCCGCCAGCACCGGGTCGAGGCGCACGCCGAGGGCGTGCTCACGGGGCAGCTGCCCGGCGCGGCGGCCGCCGGCGGGTTCGCCCGGCTGCTCGCCGATCCCGCCCACTGCGTCGTCCTCGCCGTCCTGCCCGGCCCGGACGGCGAGCTGCCGGTGGGGCTGGCCGTGCTCGGCGTCGACCCGCTGTCGGTCCTGCTCGGGGTGCCGCAGGTGACGGTGGACAACCTGGTCGTCCACCGGGAGCACCGGCGGATCGGGGTGGGGACGGCGCTGCTGTCGGCCGCTGCCGATTTCGCCGCGGAGGTCGGTGCCGACCACGTGGTGGCCACCGCGGGCGGCCACGAGCCCGAGCGGCTGCGCTTCCTGGGCCGGATGGGCTTCGCACCGCTGAGCACCCGGCGGATCGTCCCCCGCGAGACGCTGGTCCGCGCGCTGGCGGCCTGGCAGCGCAGCCGGCGGGCGATCCCCGTGCCGCGGCGGGTGCCGTCGCTGGGTCGCCGCTCCTAGCTCTTGGTCAGGCAGGTCAGCCGGCCGGTCGCCGTCGGGCGGCCCTGCTCGTCGCTGACCTCGATGAGGAAGGTGCCCAGGGTCCGGCCGCGCCGCACCGGGGTGCAGACGGCGGTCACCGAGCCCTCCGTGGCCGAGCGCAGGTAGCTGACGTTGAGCTCGATGCCGACCACCTGCCGGTCCGGTCCGGCCGCGAGGGCTGCGGCCCAGGAGCCCACCGTCTCCATGAGCGCGCACGTCGCGCCGCCGTGCAGCAGGCCGTAGGGCTGCTGGTTGCC
Protein-coding regions in this window:
- a CDS encoding GNAT family N-acetyltransferase, with translation MPGTASRSRVATRTALPDDLPAVVSLVRQHRVEAHAEGVLTGQLPGAAAAGGFARLLADPAHCVVLAVLPGPDGELPVGLAVLGVDPLSVLLGVPQVTVDNLVVHREHRRIGVGTALLSAAADFAAEVGADHVVATAGGHEPERLRFLGRMGFAPLSTRRIVPRETLVRALAAWQRSRRAIPVPRRVPSLGRRS
- a CDS encoding PaaI family thioesterase yields the protein MTTARPDWLPTGSISPLDDKLGIRITDYDPDRLVATMPVEGNQQPYGLLHGGATCALMETVGSWAAALAAGPDRQVVGIELNVSYLRSATEGSVTAVCTPVRRGRTLGTFLIEVSDEQGRPTATGRLTCLTKS
- a CDS encoding branched-chain amino acid ABC transporter permease, translated to MTIFAGGLATLTPGIASAEGEQVIGTLQTSRSGPIEDVEITVTTPNGDDVGSAKTDSDGKFAVDVPGPGQYVVSINEKDLPDTVKLNGEDTRTVTVGPNRQQPVLFGLSDGSRTGGGNVRAVQLLVDGLRFGLLIAMCAVGLSLIFGTTGLTNFAHGELVTIGAIIAWYINVRGGVPLIPATLIAMVAGAAVGALNELALWRPLRRRGTGLVAALVVSIGLSLALRYLIQIVYGGFSNPYADFQNQRAVDYGVFTLTNRALFSIIISVVVLVLVAVMLQRTKIGKAMRAVADNRDLASSSGIDVNRVILVVWMMGGALATLGGVLLGLSDQVQWDMGFRLLLLMFAGVTLGGLGTAYGALVGSIIVGVFVQMSTLVIPDDMKYVGGLLLLIVILVIRPQGILGSRARIG